From a region of the Dunckerocampus dactyliophorus isolate RoL2022-P2 chromosome 20, RoL_Ddac_1.1, whole genome shotgun sequence genome:
- the pygo2 gene encoding pygopus homolog 2 isoform X1, with translation MAAESGRLLAGQGKRSKASQMKSPEKKKARKSTSQAAGFSHLTEFAPPPTPMVDHLVASNPFDDDFGPPSRPSGAGGPGGAPFLPSPGAGGGGGYGGGGRMGGGGSGGGMAFMGGPGSGQPGRRPPFGPPSNAGPHHQLGFGGMPGFGGGGGGGSGGAGGGGGFPPGGPTQFNIPPNFSPPMHPGSGFNPMLSPGGIGGPGGGGPPHPRFGMPPQQQHGQGGHPFNSPPLPGGGGPRGPPHGPMPPMGGMGPGQGMNMMSGMGGGPGGNMLGGLPGMPPQGQFPPSQDGSYPGPSPPGPGNEDGKNFGGAGGPPPGSQQQQQQQQLNLNPNGPPPNNTTPGPPNSGPPQPGGDFPGHPDMQQPNAGTPGQPPSAQPQPNSSPSGPLNGSGQPQHPPPNQLQPPNNANTPNSNNSVQQQQQSTPPNSASGSASHNQQNNTPGTGGPMPNVAPSSGQNNMTNNNGGNTPGSNPNPPSNSTSTPNTQSPLPPGPSAPSAGPGSGPGKLGGPGMVFPCGLCVAEVHDDQDAILCEASCQRWFHRDCTGLTEPAYGLLTRESAAVWACDFCIKTKDIQAVFVRQGLGQLVAANES, from the exons ATGGCTGCCGAATCGGGGAGACTACTGGCGGGACAAGGAAAACGAAGCAAAG CTTCACAAATGAAGAGCccagagaagaagaaggcgAGGAAGTCCACCTCACAG gcAGCGGGCTTCTCGCACCTCACGGAGTTTGCACCCCCTCCCACCCCCATGGTGGACCACCTGGTGGCCTCCAACCCTTTCGACGATGATTTTGGACCGCCATCTCGACCCAGTGGAGCGGGCGGACCAGGCGGTGCCCCTTTTCTTCCTAGCCCAGGtgcaggtggaggaggtggtTATGGAGGCGGGGGACGAATGGGCGGCGGCGGCAGTGGTGGTGGTATGGCATTCATGGGAGGACCAGGCAGCGGACAGCCAGGCCGTAGACCGCCGTTTGGACCGCCATCCAACGCAGGACCTCACCACCAGTTAGGTTTTGGCGGGATGCCTGGCTTCGGAGGTGGGGGCGGGGGCGGCAGTGGGGGGGCAGGAGGAGGGGGTGGATTCCCTCCTGGTGGACCAACCCAATTCAATATACCACCAAACTTCAGCCCACCCATGCACCCTGGGTCAGGCTTTAACCCCATGTTGTCTCCGGGGGGCATTGGAGGTCCCGGAGGTGGAGGTCCACCCCACCCTCGATTTGGCATGCCTCCACAACAGCAGCATGGACAAGGGGGGCACCCATTTAATAGTCCACCATTACCTGGTGGAGGGGGCCCCAGAGGGCCCCCACATGGGCCCATGCCTCCCATGGGTGGCATGGGGCCCGGCCAGGGGATGAACATGATGAGTGGAATGGGTGGTGGTCCTGGAGGCAACATGTTGGGGGGACTACCAGGAATGCCCCCTCAAGGACAATTCCCTCCATCACAGGATGGCTCCTATCCTGGTCCTAGTCCACCTGGGCCAGGCAACGAGGATGGAAAAAATTTTGGGGGAGCAGGAGGACCTCCACCTGGgtctcagcagcagcagcagcaacagcagcttaACCTAAATCCCAATGGCCCGCCTCCTAATAACACCACCCCTGGTCCTCCTAACTCTGGTCCACCACAGCCTGGAGGAGACTTCCCAGGCCACCCTGACATGCAGCAGCCCAATGCTGGCACACCTGGCCAGCCTCCCTCGGCACAGCCACAGCCCAACTCTTCCCCCAGTGGCCCCCTGAATGGGTCAGGCCAACCTCAGCATCCACCCCCAAATCAGCTGCAGCCCCCCAACAATGCCAACACTCCCAACTCGAACAACTcagtccagcagcagcagcagtctaCTCCGCCTAACTCAGCCTCAGGCTCCGCCTCTCACAACCAGCAAAACAACACCCCCGGCACTGGTGGTCCCATGCCTAATGTCGCCCCCAGTTCAGGTCAGAACAACATGACCAACAACAATGGAGGCAACACCCCCGGCAGCAACCCCAACCCCCCGTCCAACTCCACTTCCACCCCGAACACCCAGTCCCCCTTGCCTCCCGGCCCGTCTGCCCCTTCAGCAGGGCCCGGCTCCGGCCCAGGGAAGCTGGGTGGTCCCGGCATGGTCTTCCCTTGCGGCCTGTGTGTGGCGGAGGTGCACGACGACCAGGACGCCATCCTGTGCGAGGCGTCATGCCAGCGCTGGTTCCATCGCGACTGCACAGGTCTGACAGAGCCCGCGTACGGGCTGCTGACACGGGAGAGCGCCGCCGTGTGGGCGTGTGACTTCTGCATCAAAACCAAGGACATCCAGGCCGTGTTCGTGCGCCAGGGACTGGGCCAGCTGGTTGCGGCTAACGAGAGCTGA
- the pygo2 gene encoding pygopus homolog 2 isoform X2 yields the protein MKSPEKKKARKSTSQAAGFSHLTEFAPPPTPMVDHLVASNPFDDDFGPPSRPSGAGGPGGAPFLPSPGAGGGGGYGGGGRMGGGGSGGGMAFMGGPGSGQPGRRPPFGPPSNAGPHHQLGFGGMPGFGGGGGGGSGGAGGGGGFPPGGPTQFNIPPNFSPPMHPGSGFNPMLSPGGIGGPGGGGPPHPRFGMPPQQQHGQGGHPFNSPPLPGGGGPRGPPHGPMPPMGGMGPGQGMNMMSGMGGGPGGNMLGGLPGMPPQGQFPPSQDGSYPGPSPPGPGNEDGKNFGGAGGPPPGSQQQQQQQQLNLNPNGPPPNNTTPGPPNSGPPQPGGDFPGHPDMQQPNAGTPGQPPSAQPQPNSSPSGPLNGSGQPQHPPPNQLQPPNNANTPNSNNSVQQQQQSTPPNSASGSASHNQQNNTPGTGGPMPNVAPSSGQNNMTNNNGGNTPGSNPNPPSNSTSTPNTQSPLPPGPSAPSAGPGSGPGKLGGPGMVFPCGLCVAEVHDDQDAILCEASCQRWFHRDCTGLTEPAYGLLTRESAAVWACDFCIKTKDIQAVFVRQGLGQLVAANES from the exons ATGAAGAGCccagagaagaagaaggcgAGGAAGTCCACCTCACAG gcAGCGGGCTTCTCGCACCTCACGGAGTTTGCACCCCCTCCCACCCCCATGGTGGACCACCTGGTGGCCTCCAACCCTTTCGACGATGATTTTGGACCGCCATCTCGACCCAGTGGAGCGGGCGGACCAGGCGGTGCCCCTTTTCTTCCTAGCCCAGGtgcaggtggaggaggtggtTATGGAGGCGGGGGACGAATGGGCGGCGGCGGCAGTGGTGGTGGTATGGCATTCATGGGAGGACCAGGCAGCGGACAGCCAGGCCGTAGACCGCCGTTTGGACCGCCATCCAACGCAGGACCTCACCACCAGTTAGGTTTTGGCGGGATGCCTGGCTTCGGAGGTGGGGGCGGGGGCGGCAGTGGGGGGGCAGGAGGAGGGGGTGGATTCCCTCCTGGTGGACCAACCCAATTCAATATACCACCAAACTTCAGCCCACCCATGCACCCTGGGTCAGGCTTTAACCCCATGTTGTCTCCGGGGGGCATTGGAGGTCCCGGAGGTGGAGGTCCACCCCACCCTCGATTTGGCATGCCTCCACAACAGCAGCATGGACAAGGGGGGCACCCATTTAATAGTCCACCATTACCTGGTGGAGGGGGCCCCAGAGGGCCCCCACATGGGCCCATGCCTCCCATGGGTGGCATGGGGCCCGGCCAGGGGATGAACATGATGAGTGGAATGGGTGGTGGTCCTGGAGGCAACATGTTGGGGGGACTACCAGGAATGCCCCCTCAAGGACAATTCCCTCCATCACAGGATGGCTCCTATCCTGGTCCTAGTCCACCTGGGCCAGGCAACGAGGATGGAAAAAATTTTGGGGGAGCAGGAGGACCTCCACCTGGgtctcagcagcagcagcagcaacagcagcttaACCTAAATCCCAATGGCCCGCCTCCTAATAACACCACCCCTGGTCCTCCTAACTCTGGTCCACCACAGCCTGGAGGAGACTTCCCAGGCCACCCTGACATGCAGCAGCCCAATGCTGGCACACCTGGCCAGCCTCCCTCGGCACAGCCACAGCCCAACTCTTCCCCCAGTGGCCCCCTGAATGGGTCAGGCCAACCTCAGCATCCACCCCCAAATCAGCTGCAGCCCCCCAACAATGCCAACACTCCCAACTCGAACAACTcagtccagcagcagcagcagtctaCTCCGCCTAACTCAGCCTCAGGCTCCGCCTCTCACAACCAGCAAAACAACACCCCCGGCACTGGTGGTCCCATGCCTAATGTCGCCCCCAGTTCAGGTCAGAACAACATGACCAACAACAATGGAGGCAACACCCCCGGCAGCAACCCCAACCCCCCGTCCAACTCCACTTCCACCCCGAACACCCAGTCCCCCTTGCCTCCCGGCCCGTCTGCCCCTTCAGCAGGGCCCGGCTCCGGCCCAGGGAAGCTGGGTGGTCCCGGCATGGTCTTCCCTTGCGGCCTGTGTGTGGCGGAGGTGCACGACGACCAGGACGCCATCCTGTGCGAGGCGTCATGCCAGCGCTGGTTCCATCGCGACTGCACAGGTCTGACAGAGCCCGCGTACGGGCTGCTGACACGGGAGAGCGCCGCCGTGTGGGCGTGTGACTTCTGCATCAAAACCAAGGACATCCAGGCCGTGTTCGTGCGCCAGGGACTGGGCCAGCTGGTTGCGGCTAACGAGAGCTGA